A window of the Acidobacteriota bacterium genome harbors these coding sequences:
- a CDS encoding MerR family transcriptional regulator, whose protein sequence is MSQGSVSNGNQALRPRDVCQQLGIQPYVLKFWEGEFPQLGRRLGAKRLYGAEELKILSEIQRLVEGERLNLGQAREELARAFPSDEAPEPGPAPPPAAAPPSGGESVLNEAKEKIRRLEEQVAALEVQLAEKDAEVESLRHRHQQAAKAAAEVERERDTMAQRVDRLEAAAGRLESHSRQLEEELEAARADNARLDAALASQREAGADQHRRMLDRLRLAHEEIQALGQALDEVYRALTPSSSE, encoded by the coding sequence AGCAGCTCGGGATCCAGCCCTATGTGCTGAAATTCTGGGAAGGGGAGTTCCCCCAACTCGGGCGGCGCCTGGGGGCCAAGCGGCTCTACGGCGCCGAAGAGCTGAAAATTCTCTCGGAGATCCAGCGCCTGGTGGAGGGTGAGCGCCTCAACCTGGGCCAGGCCCGGGAAGAGCTGGCTCGCGCTTTCCCCTCGGATGAAGCGCCGGAGCCCGGCCCGGCCCCGCCCCCCGCGGCGGCGCCCCCCAGCGGCGGGGAGAGCGTGCTGAACGAGGCGAAGGAGAAGATCCGCCGCCTGGAGGAGCAGGTGGCGGCTCTCGAGGTCCAGCTGGCCGAGAAGGACGCCGAAGTGGAGAGCCTGCGCCACCGGCACCAGCAGGCCGCCAAGGCCGCCGCCGAAGTGGAACGGGAACGGGACACCATGGCCCAGCGCGTGGACCGCCTGGAAGCCGCCGCCGGCCGGCTGGAGAGCCACAGCCGGCAGCTCGAAGAAGAGCTCGAGGCGGCGCGGGCCGACAACGCCCGCCTCGATGCCGCGCTCGCCTCCCAGCGAGAGGCGGGGGCGGACCAGCACCGCCGGATGCTGGACCGACTCCGCCTGGCTCACGAGGAGATCCAGGCCCTGGGCCAGGCCCTCGACGAGGTGTACCGGGCCCTGACGCCGTCCTCTTCGGAGTAA
- a CDS encoding metal-sulfur cluster assembly factor, translating into MALDKQKVIEAIRPVQDPEVGFSIVDMGLIYDVEVPPDSGSVKVAMTLTSPMCPLGPQIIAATKAAVESLDEVESATVDLVWDPPWDPAEMASDEVKDRLGIW; encoded by the coding sequence ATGGCTCTCGACAAGCAGAAGGTGATCGAAGCGATTCGCCCCGTTCAGGACCCCGAGGTGGGATTTTCCATCGTCGACATGGGACTGATCTACGACGTGGAGGTCCCCCCGGACAGCGGCTCGGTCAAGGTGGCGATGACCCTCACCTCGCCCATGTGCCCCCTCGGCCCCCAGATCATCGCCGCTACGAAAGCCGCGGTGGAATCCCTCGACGAGGTGGAGAGCGCCACCGTCGACCTGGTCTGGGATCCGCCCTGGGACCCGGCCGAGATGGCCAGCGACGAGGTCAAGGACCGGCTGGGCATCTGGTGA
- a CDS encoding SUF system NifU family Fe-S cluster assembly protein, with translation MRENSSANAPEYDPDTWQEILLDHFRDPRGARPLERPTCRRESRNPLCGDRLSLELELADGCIRAVSARTRGCSLSVASASMLAERLAGIEVEAARRLSRAVQAYLTATDDDQETEVELGELEALGGVRRLAARRPCTLLPWQCLDALLDDCAPDPEGSLHRSGD, from the coding sequence GTGCGCGAAAACTCTTCGGCAAACGCTCCTGAGTACGATCCCGACACCTGGCAGGAGATTCTCCTCGACCATTTTCGCGACCCCCGGGGCGCCAGGCCCCTCGAGCGCCCCACCTGCAGGAGGGAGTCACGCAACCCCCTCTGCGGCGATCGCCTGTCCCTGGAGCTGGAGCTGGCGGACGGTTGCATACGTGCCGTCAGCGCTCGGACTCGGGGCTGCAGCCTGTCGGTGGCCTCCGCCTCCATGCTCGCCGAGCGGCTGGCCGGGATCGAGGTCGAGGCCGCCCGACGCCTTTCCCGGGCCGTACAGGCCTATCTCACCGCGACCGACGACGACCAGGAGACCGAGGTGGAACTCGGCGAACTCGAGGCCCTGGGCGGCGTGCGCCGGCTCGCCGCCCGACGCCCCTGCACCCTGCTGCCGTGGCAATGCCTCGATGCCCTGCTCGACGACTGCGCCCCAGACCCGGAGGGCTCCCTCCACAGATCAGGAGACTAG
- a CDS encoding cysteine desulfurase, which translates to MSAGVSPAERDPRLDAHGRLNVEAIRRDFPILDRRIHGKPLVYLDSAATSQKPQVVIDTLVDYYERLNANVHRGAHTLAEEATEAYENARAVVARMVGADASQVVWTRSTTESLNLLAYAWARRHLRAGDVVLLTEMEHHSNIVPWQILAREVGARLLYVPFEPSGQLCQESFRSLLTEKIRVFSLVHASNVLGTVNPVREMIAQVRQAAPEALCVVDGAQSVPHMPVNFHDLGCDFLAFSGHKLYGPMGVGALVGRRERLEAMEPFHGGGEMIETVTFDKTTFAAPPHRFEAGTPNVAGALGLAAAAEYLMSLGMERVRRHSVELTDYALDRLRELGGVTVYGPFRGDLKSGLVTFVDRDVHAQDLAAFLDSRGIAIRAGHHCAQPLHQRLGIAASARASFGVYNTREEVDTLIEGIIRARKLFGKRS; encoded by the coding sequence ATGAGTGCGGGCGTATCACCTGCGGAACGGGATCCCCGCCTCGACGCCCACGGCCGGCTGAACGTCGAAGCGATCCGACGGGACTTCCCCATCCTGGACCGGCGCATCCACGGCAAGCCCCTGGTCTACCTGGACAGCGCCGCCACCAGCCAGAAACCCCAGGTGGTGATCGACACCCTGGTCGACTACTACGAGCGCCTGAATGCCAACGTGCATCGCGGCGCTCATACACTGGCGGAGGAGGCCACGGAAGCCTACGAAAACGCCCGGGCCGTCGTCGCCCGGATGGTGGGCGCGGACGCCTCCCAGGTGGTCTGGACGCGCTCGACCACCGAGTCCCTCAACCTGCTGGCCTACGCCTGGGCACGGCGCCACCTGCGCGCCGGCGACGTGGTGCTGCTGACCGAGATGGAGCACCACTCGAATATCGTGCCCTGGCAGATCCTGGCCAGGGAGGTGGGGGCCCGGCTGCTCTACGTGCCCTTCGAGCCCTCGGGGCAGCTCTGCCAGGAGAGCTTCCGCAGCCTGCTGACGGAAAAGATCCGCGTCTTCTCGCTGGTCCATGCCTCCAACGTGCTGGGCACGGTCAATCCGGTGCGGGAGATGATCGCCCAGGTGCGCCAGGCGGCCCCCGAAGCCCTGTGCGTGGTGGACGGCGCCCAGTCCGTCCCCCACATGCCGGTGAACTTCCACGACCTCGGCTGCGACTTCCTAGCCTTCTCCGGGCACAAGCTCTACGGTCCGATGGGCGTCGGCGCGCTGGTCGGCCGCCGGGAGAGACTCGAGGCCATGGAGCCCTTCCACGGCGGCGGCGAGATGATCGAAACCGTCACCTTCGACAAGACCACCTTCGCCGCGCCGCCCCACCGCTTCGAGGCCGGCACCCCCAACGTGGCGGGAGCGCTCGGATTGGCCGCAGCGGCGGAGTACTTGATGTCCCTGGGCATGGAGCGGGTACGCCGTCACAGCGTGGAACTGACGGATTACGCCCTCGATCGGCTGCGGGAACTCGGCGGTGTGACCGTCTACGGCCCCTTCCGCGGCGACCTCAAGTCGGGCCTGGTGACCTTCGTCGACCGTGACGTTCATGCCCAGGACCTGGCGGCCTTCCTCGACAGCCGGGGCATCGCGATTCGCGCGGGACACCACTGCGCACAACCGCTCCACCAGCGCCTCGGAATCGCGGCCAGCGCCAGGGCCTCCTTCGGCGTCTACAATACGCGGGAGGAAGTCGACACCCTGATCGAGGGGATCATCCGTGCGCGAAAACTCTTCGGCAAACGCTCCTGA
- the sufD gene encoding Fe-S cluster assembly protein SufD: protein MNEITQQEMERQAFETISAGEPEWLRRVREQAWQLRAQLELPPRSQHRWRYTNPRRLLFPAGTPLRPTAARSEHPPAHGEGLVVMDLATAARELPELLQRHLGHVLPADDSLFAALHAALWSGGLLVRVPAGTHPTQTLRTHTDLSGAEGVLLPRTLIVVERGATLTLVDEVSSPAPIEAGAMLHRSVEIVLEDGAGLNYVSIQDAPAGSVLHTTTAVHLAAGARLDYVFGSFGGGVVKADLRAELLGRGAESNVFGLVYGRGRQRFDHHTVQRLHAPDCRSGMDVRAVLADEARSAATGLLWIGEQGERAEAWQENRNLLLSERARAVSLPELEIMTDDVQAKHGATVGPVDETMLYYLASRGLPREEAIRLVVTGFFEPLIEKVPVENCRQALRQLVRRQLEG from the coding sequence GTGAACGAGATCACGCAACAGGAAATGGAACGCCAGGCCTTCGAAACGATTTCGGCCGGCGAGCCCGAGTGGCTGCGCCGGGTGCGCGAGCAGGCCTGGCAGCTCCGCGCCCAGCTCGAACTTCCACCGCGCAGCCAGCATCGCTGGCGCTACACCAACCCCCGCCGGCTGCTCTTCCCGGCGGGAACTCCGCTGCGTCCCACCGCGGCCCGCAGCGAACACCCCCCGGCCCACGGCGAGGGCCTGGTGGTCATGGACCTGGCGACGGCCGCCCGCGAGCTGCCCGAACTGCTCCAGCGTCACCTGGGGCACGTGCTCCCGGCGGACGACTCCCTGTTCGCGGCGCTCCATGCCGCCTTGTGGTCCGGCGGGCTGCTGGTGCGCGTACCGGCCGGCACCCACCCGACTCAGACCCTGCGAACCCACACCGACCTCTCCGGTGCCGAGGGCGTGCTCCTGCCCCGCACACTGATCGTCGTCGAACGCGGCGCCACGCTGACCCTGGTCGACGAGGTGAGCAGCCCCGCCCCAATCGAGGCCGGAGCCATGCTTCACCGCAGCGTGGAGATCGTCCTTGAAGACGGGGCCGGCCTGAACTACGTCAGCATCCAGGACGCTCCCGCGGGCTCTGTCCTGCACACCACCACGGCTGTCCACCTCGCCGCCGGGGCGCGGCTGGACTACGTCTTCGGCTCCTTCGGCGGCGGCGTGGTCAAGGCCGATCTGCGGGCCGAACTGCTAGGCCGCGGAGCCGAGTCCAACGTTTTCGGCCTGGTCTATGGCCGGGGCCGCCAGCGGTTCGACCATCACACCGTGCAACGCCTCCACGCCCCCGACTGCCGCAGCGGTATGGACGTGCGCGCCGTTCTGGCCGACGAGGCACGATCGGCGGCCACGGGGTTGCTGTGGATCGGCGAACAGGGTGAGCGCGCTGAGGCCTGGCAGGAAAATCGCAACCTGCTGCTCTCGGAGCGGGCCCGGGCGGTATCCCTGCCTGAGCTGGAAATCATGACCGATGACGTGCAGGCCAAGCACGGCGCCACCGTGGGACCGGTAGACGAGACGATGCTCTACTACCTCGCCTCCCGCGGGTTGCCCCGGGAAGAGGCCATCCGCCTGGTGGTCACGGGCTTTTTCGAACCCCTGATCGAGAAGGTGCCGGTGGAAAACTGTCGTCAAGCCCTGCGACAACTCGTCCGCCGGCAGCTGGAGGGCTGA
- the sufB gene encoding Fe-S cluster assembly protein SufB yields the protein MTTHPDLNIGDNYEEKYGFSMPDTSVFRTRKGLDEDVVRQISAIKEEPAWMTEARVKAYRHFVQRPMPTWGNCELLAEIDFDDITYYVRPGESEAADWDDVPDEIKETFDRLGIPEAERKFLSGVTAQYESEVVYHSVQEELEKQGVLFMSMDDGLKRYPEVVKKYFGSVIPATDNKFSALNTAVWSGGSFVYVPPGRKVDIPLQAYFRINTESVGQFERTLIICDEGSSVHYIEGCTAPIYRKDSLHSAVVELIALKDASIRYTTIQNWSRNVFNLVTKRAVAYEGARVDWVDGNLGSKLTMKYPAIILRGERAHGEVLSIAFSGRDQNQDAGAKMIHAAPNTTSRITSKSISKDGGRGSYRGLVKVNPGATGCRINVQCDALILDPHSRSDTYPTMEVAEESVNVEHEATVSRVGEDQLYYLMSRGLSQEQATMMIVNGFIEPFTRELPMEYAVELNRLIELEMEGSVG from the coding sequence ATGACCACCCATCCAGACCTGAACATCGGTGACAACTACGAAGAGAAGTACGGCTTTTCCATGCCGGACACCTCGGTCTTTCGCACCCGCAAGGGGCTCGACGAAGACGTGGTGCGACAGATCTCCGCCATCAAGGAAGAACCGGCCTGGATGACCGAGGCGCGGGTCAAGGCCTACCGTCACTTCGTCCAGCGACCGATGCCCACCTGGGGCAACTGCGAGCTGCTGGCCGAGATCGACTTCGACGACATCACCTACTACGTGCGCCCCGGTGAGAGCGAGGCGGCGGACTGGGACGACGTGCCCGACGAGATCAAGGAAACCTTCGACCGCCTGGGCATTCCGGAAGCGGAACGCAAGTTCCTCTCCGGCGTCACCGCCCAGTACGAGTCTGAGGTGGTCTACCACTCGGTACAGGAAGAGCTGGAAAAGCAAGGAGTGCTCTTCATGTCCATGGACGACGGCCTCAAGCGCTACCCGGAGGTCGTCAAGAAGTACTTCGGCAGCGTGATTCCCGCCACCGACAACAAGTTCTCGGCTCTCAACACCGCCGTGTGGTCGGGAGGCTCCTTCGTCTACGTCCCCCCGGGGCGCAAGGTGGATATTCCTCTCCAAGCCTACTTTCGCATCAACACCGAGTCGGTGGGACAGTTCGAGCGAACGCTGATCATCTGCGACGAGGGCTCCTCGGTGCACTACATCGAGGGCTGCACCGCGCCGATCTACCGCAAGGACTCGTTGCACTCGGCGGTGGTCGAACTGATCGCGCTCAAGGACGCCTCGATCCGCTACACCACGATCCAGAACTGGTCACGCAACGTCTTCAACCTCGTCACCAAACGGGCCGTGGCCTACGAGGGAGCGCGGGTGGACTGGGTCGACGGCAACCTGGGCTCCAAGCTGACGATGAAGTATCCCGCCATCATCCTGCGTGGCGAGCGAGCCCATGGCGAGGTCCTCTCGATCGCCTTCTCCGGCCGGGACCAGAACCAGGACGCCGGGGCCAAGATGATCCACGCGGCACCCAACACGACCTCCCGCATCACCTCCAAGTCGATCTCCAAAGATGGCGGGCGAGGCTCCTACCGCGGCCTGGTGAAGGTCAACCCCGGCGCCACCGGATGCCGGATCAACGTGCAGTGCGACGCGTTGATTCTCGACCCGCACTCCCGTTCGGACACCTATCCCACCATGGAGGTGGCCGAGGAATCCGTCAACGTGGAACACGAGGCGACGGTGAGCCGGGTCGGCGAGGACCAGCTCTACTACCTGATGAGTCGCGGACTGAGCCAGGAGCAGGCCACGATGATGATCGTCAACGGCTTCATCGAGCCCTTCACCCGGGAGCTGCCCATGGAGTACGCCGTGGAACTCAACCGGCTGATCGAACTCGAAATGGAAGGATCCGTCGGCTAG
- the sufC gene encoding Fe-S cluster assembly ATPase SufC has translation MTDNPRPLLQVEDLHVAIEGKEILKGIDLTLREGECHALMGRNGSGKSTLSHAIMGHPAYVITRGRILYRGEDLTPLSTEERARAGIFLCFQYPMAIPGVTVASFLRHALKAVEGERFDPKTFRKRVKQAMERLGIDSDFIRRHVNDGFSGGEKKRLEMLQLELLAPRLSILDETDSGLDIDALRIVSDGINRHLGPGNAALVITHYQRILGYVKPDVVHVMIDGRIVRSGGPELALQLEDQGYDWLEPTSLEEASS, from the coding sequence ATGACAGACAACCCACGCCCCCTGCTCCAAGTCGAGGACCTCCACGTCGCCATCGAGGGCAAGGAGATTCTCAAGGGGATCGACCTGACTCTCCGCGAAGGGGAATGCCACGCCCTGATGGGTCGCAACGGCAGCGGCAAGAGCACCCTCTCCCACGCCATCATGGGCCACCCGGCCTACGTGATCACCCGGGGCCGCATCCTCTACCGCGGCGAGGATCTGACTCCGCTGTCCACCGAGGAGCGGGCACGCGCCGGCATCTTCCTCTGCTTCCAGTACCCGATGGCGATCCCAGGCGTGACGGTGGCCTCCTTTCTGCGCCATGCCCTCAAGGCCGTCGAAGGCGAGCGCTTCGACCCCAAGACCTTCCGCAAGCGGGTCAAGCAGGCCATGGAGCGCCTCGGCATCGATTCCGACTTCATCCGCCGCCACGTCAACGACGGCTTCTCCGGAGGCGAGAAGAAGCGCCTCGAAATGCTCCAGCTGGAGTTGCTCGCCCCACGGCTGTCGATTCTCGACGAGACCGACTCGGGCCTCGACATCGACGCCCTGCGCATCGTCTCCGATGGCATCAATCGCCACTTGGGGCCGGGCAACGCGGCGCTGGTGATCACCCACTACCAGCGCATTCTCGGCTACGTCAAACCCGACGTGGTGCACGTGATGATCGACGGCCGCATCGTCCGCTCGGGAGGTCCCGAGCTGGCCTTGCAGCTCGAAGACCAGGGCTACGACTGGCTCGAACCCACCAGCCTCGAGGAGGCCTCGTCATGA
- a CDS encoding Rrf2 family transcriptional regulator encodes MKISTLEEYAVRCLSQLARAEGKLTIGAIAELEGLSEENTAKVMARLRSMGLARSLRGKDGGYLLARPAEQISLAEVLEGVAGELFQLERCHGDRGDRAGCVHHAECSLRPMWARLEQVVHDFLSALTIADLLREESAMRNVVRALSHRHPALELSTEADSDRAATSS; translated from the coding sequence ATGAAGATCAGCACACTCGAGGAATACGCCGTCCGTTGCCTGAGCCAGCTTGCCCGTGCCGAGGGCAAGCTGACCATCGGCGCCATCGCCGAGCTGGAAGGCCTGAGCGAGGAAAACACCGCCAAGGTCATGGCCCGCCTGCGAAGCATGGGCCTGGCCCGCAGCCTGCGGGGCAAGGATGGCGGCTACCTCCTCGCCCGCCCCGCCGAGCAGATCTCCCTGGCGGAGGTCCTCGAAGGAGTGGCCGGCGAACTCTTCCAGCTCGAGCGCTGCCATGGGGACCGGGGCGACCGCGCGGGGTGCGTGCACCACGCCGAATGCAGCCTGCGCCCCATGTGGGCCCGCCTCGAGCAAGTGGTCCACGATTTCCTCTCGGCCCTCACCATCGCCGACCTTCTCCGCGAGGAGTCGGCCATGCGCAACGTCGTCCGTGCGCTCAGCCACCGACATCCTGCCCTGGAACTCTCGACGGAGGCGGATTCCGACCGGGCCGCCACGTCTTCCTGA
- the surE gene encoding 5'/3'-nucleotidase SurE, translating into MTSAGPRVLVTNDDGIHAASLECLAREAGRVLGPVTVIAPDRERSGVAHGLTIRQPLRAMRVGPASWAVEGTPTDCVNLAFLGLLDAPPQLVLSGINGGYNLGEDLTYSGTVAAAMEGRLFGVPSVAVSCASGVGREVLERAAAIACRLARAMLEMETPADLFLNVNVPAEPRGLRITRQGRRRCRQGLIRRKDPKGEEIFWLTLAGARWEDDERADHHAVAEGLVSVTPLHADLTFRGAYESLVPWESEREILG; encoded by the coding sequence ATGACGAGCGCGGGACCGCGGGTCCTGGTGACCAACGACGATGGGATTCATGCGGCCTCCCTCGAGTGCCTCGCCCGGGAGGCCGGACGCGTCCTGGGGCCGGTGACGGTGATCGCTCCCGACCGGGAGCGTTCGGGGGTCGCCCACGGTTTGACTATTCGTCAGCCCCTGCGGGCGATGCGTGTGGGCCCCGCCTCCTGGGCCGTGGAGGGCACTCCCACGGATTGCGTCAACCTGGCCTTCCTGGGTCTGCTCGACGCCCCGCCCCAGCTTGTCCTGTCGGGCATCAATGGAGGCTACAACCTGGGGGAAGATCTGACCTATTCGGGTACGGTGGCGGCGGCCATGGAAGGTCGACTGTTCGGTGTCCCCTCGGTGGCGGTTTCCTGCGCTTCCGGGGTGGGGCGGGAAGTGCTCGAGCGGGCCGCCGCGATCGCCTGCCGGCTGGCGAGGGCCATGCTCGAGATGGAGACCCCCGCCGACCTCTTCCTCAACGTCAACGTTCCCGCCGAGCCCCGGGGCTTGCGCATCACGCGCCAGGGGCGGCGTCGTTGCCGGCAGGGGCTGATTCGCCGGAAGGATCCGAAAGGGGAGGAGATCTTCTGGCTGACCCTGGCCGGGGCGCGCTGGGAAGACGACGAACGCGCCGATCACCACGCGGTGGCCGAGGGCCTGGTTTCGGTCACGCCTCTTCATGCGGACCTGACCTTCCGCGGGGCCTACGAATCACTCGTACCCTGGGAGAGCGAACGGGAGATTCTGGGATGA
- a CDS encoding protein-L-isoaspartate(D-aspartate) O-methyltransferase, with protein MNRVDHRRYERARREMTERLARQGIADPRVLAALGRVPRHLFVDPALAGQAYEDVRLPLGLGQTISQPWTVARLAELVQAPEGSRVLEIGAGSGYQAAVLAEMGLIVFTVERHAELARTAAARLRELGYLRATVKHFDGSYGWAAMGPYRAVVVTAAAPEVPDTLLRQLETGGRLVLPLARDGEDEQRLVVVRKLPGEAFEQEDHGAASFVPLIGRYGYGRDPKGSAVGPSGGAPGRGPGPGAR; from the coding sequence ATGAATCGGGTCGATCATCGCCGCTATGAGCGGGCACGCCGGGAAATGACCGAGCGGCTCGCGCGCCAGGGCATCGCCGATCCGCGGGTGCTGGCCGCCCTGGGGCGCGTGCCCCGGCACCTTTTCGTGGACCCCGCCCTGGCGGGCCAGGCCTACGAGGACGTGCGCCTGCCCCTGGGGCTGGGCCAGACCATCAGCCAGCCCTGGACGGTGGCCCGCCTGGCCGAACTGGTGCAGGCCCCCGAGGGAAGCCGGGTGCTGGAGATCGGGGCGGGGTCGGGCTACCAGGCGGCGGTCCTGGCCGAGATGGGGCTGATCGTCTTCACCGTCGAGCGCCATGCCGAACTGGCCCGGACAGCAGCGGCCCGGCTGCGGGAGCTCGGCTACCTGCGGGCGACGGTCAAGCACTTCGACGGAAGCTACGGCTGGGCCGCGATGGGCCCCTACAGGGCGGTGGTGGTCACGGCTGCCGCACCGGAAGTGCCCGACACCCTGCTGCGGCAGCTCGAGACCGGAGGCCGTCTGGTCCTGCCCCTGGCCCGGGACGGGGAAGACGAGCAACGCCTGGTGGTGGTGCGCAAGCTGCCCGGTGAGGCTTTCGAGCAGGAAGATCACGGCGCGGCTTCCTTCGTGCCGCTGATCGGCCGCTACGGTTACGGTCGCGACCCGAAGGGTTCCGCCGTCGGCCCTTCGGGCGGCGCCCCCGGTCGGGGTCCGGGCCCCGGTGCGCGTTGA
- a CDS encoding response regulator, whose translation MQRSILIADDSSTIREVVRRTFENRGIEVVCAADGREALATAEQARPDLALVDVLMPEVDGYEVSRRLAGGSPGDRIPVLLLTGAFEPFDEEMAAECGAVGHLVKPFEPQALVDRVEALLGGLPPRDRAVDPLESEAGRRDRGTAEGEEKEPLETAPDGDVFAAREPWSVTRAPLPGEEGFSRDFAAGGQGLSPAPTSAAEPVLRAEARRAVEELAPEIIREVAWEILPDLLERLIREMAPAAPAQHEDKDK comes from the coding sequence ATGCAACGGTCCATCCTAATTGCCGATGACTCGAGTACGATCCGGGAAGTCGTGCGTCGCACCTTCGAGAACCGGGGCATCGAAGTCGTCTGCGCTGCTGATGGACGTGAGGCTCTGGCCACGGCCGAGCAGGCGCGGCCCGACCTGGCCCTGGTAGACGTGCTGATGCCCGAAGTCGACGGTTACGAGGTCAGCCGGCGCCTGGCCGGCGGCTCTCCGGGGGACAGGATTCCGGTGCTGCTCCTGACCGGCGCTTTTGAACCCTTTGACGAGGAGATGGCGGCGGAGTGCGGTGCCGTCGGCCACCTGGTCAAGCCTTTCGAGCCCCAAGCGCTGGTTGACCGAGTCGAAGCACTCCTCGGTGGCCTCCCGCCTCGTGACCGCGCGGTGGACCCGCTCGAATCCGAAGCCGGGCGACGAGATCGTGGGACGGCGGAGGGGGAAGAGAAAGAGCCTCTCGAGACAGCGCCCGACGGCGATGTCTTTGCCGCGCGGGAGCCCTGGTCGGTCACTCGGGCACCGCTGCCGGGGGAGGAGGGTTTCTCCCGCGACTTCGCGGCCGGAGGCCAGGGGCTGTCCCCTGCGCCGACCTCGGCCGCCGAGCCGGTCCTGCGCGCCGAGGCCCGCCGGGCCGTGGAAGAGCTGGCGCCGGAAATCATCCGGGAAGTGGCGTGGGAGATTCTCCCGGACCTGCTCGAGAGACTGATTCGGGAGATGGCTCCGGCTGCTCCCGCCCAGCACGAGGACAAGGACAAATGA